In Oryza sativa Japonica Group chromosome 3, ASM3414082v1, one DNA window encodes the following:
- the LOC4333290 gene encoding vacuolar protein-sorting-associated protein 37 homolog 1 isoform X1 produces the protein MSWRFPLFGSSQQQQPDTNFQDNPTQPWYPPSVLGSSSHPSLPSSSSGSPHQRASDNPQSLHGQPSPAEAAGIIARLKDKSVDDLQRLLKDKEAYSAFFNSLDQVKTQNNLRDELKKETVQLARDNLEKEQRISEIRNQCTIIRTTELAAAQDRLADLERQRDEVMKSYSPAALLDKLQKLMAKLDEESEELHQKFLEKDIDLPTFVQKHKKLRTAYHKQALLHLAGKTSVR, from the exons ATGAGCTGGAGATTTCCTCTTTTCGG CagctcgcagcagcagcaacctgaTACAAATTTCCAGGACAACCCTACACAACCATGGTACCCTCCGTCTGTCCTTGGTTCATCTTCACATCCATCCCTGCCCAGCTCGTCCAGTGGTAGTCCACATCAAAGAGCTTCTGATAATCCCCAATCATTGCATGGTCAGCCATCTCCAGCTGAGGCTGCAGGGATAATTGCTCGCTTAAAGGACAAAAG TGTTGATGACTTGCAGAGACTGTTGAAAGACAAAGAGGCATACAGTGCTTTCTTCAATTCACTCGATCAAGTTAAAACCCAGAACAAT TTGCGGGATGAGCTTAAAAAGGAGACAGTGCAACTTGCAA GGGATAATTTGGAAAAGGAACAGCGGATCTCGGAGATTAGGAATCAG TGCACTATTATAAGAACTACAGAACTAGCTGCTGCTCAGGATAGGTTGGCTGATTTAGAAAGGCAAAGGGATGAGGTTATGAAGTCGTATTCCCCTGCTGCACTGCTCGACAAGCTCCAAA AATTGATGGCGAAGTTAGATGAGGAGTCTGAGGAGCTGCATCAGAAGTTCCTGGAGAAGGACATTGACCTCCCTACCTTTGTGCAGAAGCACAAGAAGCTCCGAACTGCCTACCACAAGCAGGCATTGCTCCATCTCGCCGGCAAGACCTCGGTTCGCTGA
- the LOC9267458 gene encoding uncharacterized protein: MVTTRGMAATASAAEGYEREREARIQENMERMQKLGIRDLANRFNQSATGFAGGGSWSGSDRWRRKVPVTAGPASPSPARRSLRLKSLDPVNYCEIRTRKGKDVEGGSSVPIEVGSEEEVNAEDAAPVAKEDQGHSEAIQDEDADHHQVNDPADDDGDEDDRESVVTSSSQDCEVNLEDIIGCATSSKPAGPKKRKLIERNPDYVLRELA; this comes from the exons ATGGTGACGACGCGGGGGATGGCCGCGACGGCGTCGGCTGCGGAAGGGtacgagagggagagggaggcgaggATCCAGGAGAACATGGAGCGGATGCAGAAGCTGGGGATACGTGATCTTGCCAACCGCTTCAACCAGTCCGCGACCggtttcgccggcggcgggagctggaGCGGGAGCGATCGCTGGAGGCGGAAGGTGCCTGTGACGGCGGGACCCGCATCCCCATCGCCTGCTCGTCGGTCACTCAG GCTGAAGAGCCTAGATCCTGTTAACTACTGCGAGATTCGGACAAGAAAGGGCAAGGATGTTGAAGGTGGAAGCTCTGTTCCAATTGAGGTTGGGTCCGAGGAAGAAGTTAACGCAGAAGATGCTGCTCCGGTCGCTAAGGAGGATCAGGGCCATTCAGAGGCTATCCAGGATGAAGATGCTGACCACCACCAAGTGAATGACCCCGCTGATGATGATGGTGACGAGGATGACAGGGAGTCTGTGGTGACGTCTAGTTCTCAGGATTGTGAGGTTAATCTAGAAGACATTATTGGGTGTGCCACTTCATCTAAGCCGGCTGGCCCAAAGAAGAGAAAGTTGATCGAACGAAACCCTGACTATGTGTTGCGAGAGCTAGCTTGA
- the LOC4333290 gene encoding vacuolar protein-sorting-associated protein 37 homolog 1 isoform X2 → MSWRFPLFGSQQQQPDTNFQDNPTQPWYPPSVLGSSSHPSLPSSSSGSPHQRASDNPQSLHGQPSPAEAAGIIARLKDKSVDDLQRLLKDKEAYSAFFNSLDQVKTQNNLRDELKKETVQLARDNLEKEQRISEIRNQCTIIRTTELAAAQDRLADLERQRDEVMKSYSPAALLDKLQKLMAKLDEESEELHQKFLEKDIDLPTFVQKHKKLRTAYHKQALLHLAGKTSVR, encoded by the exons ATGAGCTGGAGATTTCCTCTTTTCGG ctcgcagcagcagcaacctgaTACAAATTTCCAGGACAACCCTACACAACCATGGTACCCTCCGTCTGTCCTTGGTTCATCTTCACATCCATCCCTGCCCAGCTCGTCCAGTGGTAGTCCACATCAAAGAGCTTCTGATAATCCCCAATCATTGCATGGTCAGCCATCTCCAGCTGAGGCTGCAGGGATAATTGCTCGCTTAAAGGACAAAAG TGTTGATGACTTGCAGAGACTGTTGAAAGACAAAGAGGCATACAGTGCTTTCTTCAATTCACTCGATCAAGTTAAAACCCAGAACAAT TTGCGGGATGAGCTTAAAAAGGAGACAGTGCAACTTGCAA GGGATAATTTGGAAAAGGAACAGCGGATCTCGGAGATTAGGAATCAG TGCACTATTATAAGAACTACAGAACTAGCTGCTGCTCAGGATAGGTTGGCTGATTTAGAAAGGCAAAGGGATGAGGTTATGAAGTCGTATTCCCCTGCTGCACTGCTCGACAAGCTCCAAA AATTGATGGCGAAGTTAGATGAGGAGTCTGAGGAGCTGCATCAGAAGTTCCTGGAGAAGGACATTGACCTCCCTACCTTTGTGCAGAAGCACAAGAAGCTCCGAACTGCCTACCACAAGCAGGCATTGCTCCATCTCGCCGGCAAGACCTCGGTTCGCTGA